Proteins from a genomic interval of Lactococcus protaetiae:
- a CDS encoding Rep family protein, protein MENEVKDDENLRGRNWFIQVNYYYETHNSEGLQVSNVSQEEWKNGLTQRIKSIISERDSVAWIFHSKDILKDGMPKPLHCHILFMFKNARYQNSLMKDFGITRKENCKPVRAKSSVARYLTHRTSQAMDDGKYQYNVDEVQTINCDYTELIKHTTDKKQEQANLDEFIASLDVDIQNGRYWREAHQALKEMYGAIRGEKYWHTYKKRFEDDYKEYLYYKARDFERHGRELTTVFAWSKETGVGKSQLMAAMAYALTDRVHKIPPHGKGKTYDFAGMYEGEIASIMNEAEGKALDNKEFLGLADRFEFTAVNSRNFDKYWLALFLFITATESYDEFVTALLPKFDESDDFEKRQLKRREIMRRLPWEIVCTKTGRYQARYEIKKLDERTYERFTVAIIDCEDVRKGSDEIAKAALKALEVIGAETMIKTEKDFAFLKEKIKEIED, encoded by the coding sequence GTGGAAAATGAGGTAAAAGATGATGAAAACCTAAGAGGTAGAAATTGGTTTATTCAAGTAAATTATTACTATGAAACGCATAACAGTGAGGGTTTACAGGTTTCAAATGTTAGTCAAGAGGAGTGGAAAAATGGTTTGACACAACGGATTAAATCTATCATTTCTGAACGAGATAGCGTGGCTTGGATATTTCACAGTAAAGATATTTTGAAAGATGGTATGCCAAAACCGTTACATTGCCATATCTTGTTTATGTTTAAAAACGCAAGGTATCAAAATTCTTTGATGAAAGATTTTGGAATAACTCGTAAAGAGAATTGTAAACCAGTAAGAGCTAAAAGTTCAGTCGCAAGATACTTAACCCACCGAACAAGTCAAGCCATGGACGACGGAAAATATCAATATAATGTTGATGAAGTTCAAACGATAAACTGTGACTATACAGAACTAATAAAGCATACCACAGATAAAAAGCAAGAGCAAGCTAATTTAGATGAGTTTATCGCTTCATTAGATGTGGATATTCAAAACGGAAGATATTGGCGTGAAGCTCATCAAGCGTTAAAAGAAATGTATGGAGCAATACGAGGCGAAAAATACTGGCACACCTATAAAAAAAGATTTGAAGATGACTATAAAGAATATCTGTATTATAAAGCACGAGACTTTGAACGGCACGGAAGAGAATTAACAACGGTCTTTGCATGGTCTAAAGAAACCGGAGTAGGAAAATCTCAATTAATGGCTGCTATGGCATATGCTTTAACTGACCGTGTGCATAAAATTCCCCCTCATGGCAAAGGTAAAACCTATGATTTCGCAGGAATGTACGAAGGAGAGATAGCCTCTATTATGAATGAAGCCGAGGGGAAAGCTTTAGATAATAAAGAATTTTTAGGACTAGCGGATCGCTTTGAGTTTACGGCGGTGAATTCAAGAAATTTTGATAAGTATTGGCTCGCCTTGTTTCTATTCATTACAGCGACAGAATCTTATGATGAATTTGTAACAGCCTTACTTCCAAAATTTGATGAGAGTGATGATTTTGAGAAAAGACAGCTTAAACGTCGTGAAATTATGCGCCGATTGCCTTGGGAAATTGTCTGTACGAAAACAGGACGGTATCAAGCACGATATGAAATTAAAAAGCTGGACGAGCGAACGTATGAACGTTTTACAGTCGCTATCATTGATTGTGAAGATGTCCGTAAGGGAAGTGATGAAATCGCAAAGGCAGCCTTAAAAGCACTTGAAGTGATAGGGGCTGAAACAATGATTAAAACAGAGAAAGACTTTGCCTTTCTTAAAGAAAAAATAAAAGAAATTGAGGATTAA
- a CDS encoding helix-turn-helix domain-containing protein → MTIFAERLKQLRKSKALTQKEVAEQLGMTQQNYQKWESGKSSPSGETLDKLADYFQVSTDYLLGRTKEEVFRGKLPKLQMAEEIDFTERLKRLRKGRNLRQVDIAEKLGIKQVAYGRIELGIVKPKVKHLRVLSEFYNVSIDDLLGSAILEKDNEFLSQKDIFLSQLEEIEQISNEIIQKQQILENKIQALKKEIL, encoded by the coding sequence ATGACTATATTTGCAGAACGTCTTAAACAATTACGTAAAAGTAAAGCACTAACTCAAAAAGAAGTGGCGGAACAACTTGGTATGACTCAACAGAATTATCAAAAGTGGGAAAGTGGGAAAAGTTCTCCTTCTGGGGAAACGCTAGATAAGTTAGCAGATTATTTTCAAGTTAGCACCGACTATTTATTGGGTAGAACTAAAGAAGAAGTATTTAGAGGGAAACTGCCAAAGTTACAAATGGCAGAAGAAATTGACTTCACTGAACGTTTGAAACGATTACGAAAAGGAAGAAACTTAAGACAGGTTGACATTGCAGAGAAATTAGGAATTAAGCAAGTTGCTTACGGTAGAATCGAGCTTGGCATTGTGAAGCCCAAAGTAAAACATCTTAGAGTTTTAAGTGAATTTTACAATGTTTCAATAGATGATTTACTAGGAAGTGCAATTTTAGAAAAGGATAATGAATTCCTCTCTCAAAAAGACATCTTCTTATCTCAACTGGAAGAAATAGAACAAATTTCTAATGAAATCATTCAAAAGCAACAGATTCTAGAAAATAAAATCCAAGCTTTAAAAAAGGAAATCTTATGA
- a CDS encoding ATP-binding protein translates to MKDNTSFGQTFAFLEPNEVDEVLNYLEIPITEESRRMMKTMTRGQCLYKDAFGRISRITVDGVFPELAALFKTQKGSNASARKVA, encoded by the coding sequence GTGAAAGACAATACAAGTTTTGGACAAACCTTTGCTTTTCTTGAACCTAATGAAGTAGATGAAGTTTTAAATTATTTAGAAATTCCGATTACAGAAGAATCTCGAAGGATGATGAAAACCATGACGAGAGGGCAATGTTTATATAAAGATGCGTTCGGACGAATTTCACGTATCACAGTTGACGGAGTATTTCCAGAGCTTGCCGCATTGTTTAAAACGCAAAAAGGGAGTAATGCATCAGCTAGAAAGGTGGCATAA
- a CDS encoding DUF3173 family protein yields the protein MKKKVAPAVVQYKDLVALGYTVGASRSVIKQAKQIMVNKGFAFYDNKRLGTVPLEIVEEILGTKIV from the coding sequence ATGAAGAAAAAAGTAGCACCAGCGGTCGTACAGTACAAAGATTTAGTAGCGCTAGGTTATACGGTGGGAGCTTCTCGAAGTGTGATTAAACAAGCTAAGCAAATCATGGTAAACAAGGGCTTTGCTTTTTATGATAACAAGCGCTTGGGAACTGTACCGCTTGAAATTGTTGAGGAAATTTTGGGTACTAAAATTGTATGA
- a CDS encoding type II toxin-antitoxin system RelB/DinJ family antitoxin, translated as MNVIQVSARVDKTLRDEAQKVFDKQGLDVATVIKMLITKTAYEQQIPLTLFTQSSTGYPSGWFSPERVEAREKISKLTKKSEAKTLDFSKSEDVNEFFNEEFPEYEELM; from the coding sequence ATGAATGTGATTCAAGTTTCTGCAAGGGTAGATAAAACATTGAGAGATGAAGCTCAAAAAGTCTTTGACAAGCAAGGGCTAGATGTTGCGACTGTGATTAAGATGTTAATTACAAAAACAGCTTATGAACAACAGATTCCACTCACTCTTTTTACTCAATCATCAACAGGTTATCCTTCGGGGTGGTTTTCTCCCGAACGAGTAGAAGCAAGGGAAAAGATTTCCAAATTGACGAAGAAATCGGAAGCAAAAACACTTGATTTTTCAAAATCAGAAGATGTCAACGAGTTTTTCAATGAGGAATTTCCAGAGTATGAGGAGTTAATGTAG
- a CDS encoding LPXTG cell wall anchor domain-containing protein, whose product MTVEKVKTPTPKPVTPQPVTKVASVLPTTGSSTGDMLAYGGMVILLATLGGTVYYMRKKKTAKE is encoded by the coding sequence TTGACGGTTGAAAAAGTCAAAACACCAACTCCAAAACCAGTTACACCACAACCAGTAACAAAAGTCGCAAGCGTTCTGCCAACAACAGGAAGCTCCACAGGAGATATGCTTGCTTATGGTGGTATGGTTATTCTTTTGGCAACGCTTGGTGGTACAGTTTACTACATGAGAAAGAAGAAAACAGCGAAGGAATAA
- a CDS encoding SpaA isopeptide-forming pilin-related protein, producing the protein MGVPLPNNTTQAQLDSTNAILNALSDEQIAVINNVDYLAQKDGSLLAYAQAQHATYLLLDEAGVSENQTKDLIVKDNTLLQDADAIKNGANTLINEAKKMRELPSFNGTTIQLIQGVEKTVTDTKGVLPNFPNFKSNADGLTQSVSGNDVKLKADITSKHGLISNALQFWNVASLDNVPYFVYSTDGDSTGKLSQSVLATQDPSKALANLNVNIIGLGETTLLKHDADTNSTETQGEAQLVGSVWGLYKAGTDTLVNYSDGQDGYPVTVTSGDKTDDKTVKLKMTDLTKGVGVKNLDNSQKYEWGELVAPDGYELSTQRYPVSFDENDTFDSGTSNYVDNVTATDKVLDFGFGFIKAQDVNGSLTGLNGRNFEVIPQGDTKGETVTVTSGTGTDNSGYINNGLVNVPKLPIGDYLLKELPQDNDNLQLINPISITSDTVKDTGGNITGYTVTFTDTVTKQVITTLNVPLDKVTDNSTMFKVNLGTLVDKPVTPVVPTIKTKAHTADGDQTIEKAEISKTTPVYDKVMMTNAEKGDQMVASLHRIVTAKDGKVTESKVIRTLNFTVDDETVISQEKQIESTIDTTKDGDVPGGSTVTYVWTEELFDKGQILTRTNPKQFMMTSKTKTKP; encoded by the coding sequence TTGGGGGTACCGCTTCCTAATAATACAACGCAGGCTCAACTTGATTCCACTAATGCTATTTTGAACGCACTAAGTGATGAACAGATAGCAGTGATTAACAACGTTGATTATTTGGCGCAAAAAGATGGTTCACTTTTAGCATATGCACAAGCTCAACACGCTACTTATTTGTTGCTTGATGAAGCAGGGGTTTCAGAAAATCAAACAAAAGACTTGATTGTAAAAGATAATACGCTTTTACAAGATGCGGATGCTATCAAAAACGGTGCGAATACTTTAATCAACGAAGCGAAGAAAATGCGTGAATTACCTAGCTTTAATGGTACTACGATTCAATTGATTCAAGGAGTTGAAAAAACGGTAACCGATACTAAAGGAGTGTTGCCTAATTTTCCTAACTTTAAGAGTAATGCGGATGGACTAACGCAGAGTGTTTCAGGTAATGATGTTAAACTAAAAGCTGATATTACAAGCAAGCATGGGCTAATTTCAAATGCTTTGCAATTTTGGAATGTTGCTTCACTAGATAATGTGCCTTATTTTGTGTATTCTACGGATGGCGATAGTACAGGAAAACTTAGTCAATCAGTACTTGCAACGCAAGACCCTTCAAAAGCACTTGCAAACCTTAACGTCAACATCATCGGACTTGGCGAAACCACCTTGTTAAAACATGACGCTGATACTAACAGCACAGAAACCCAAGGCGAAGCACAATTAGTAGGCTCTGTATGGGGCTTATACAAAGCTGGCACAGATACACTTGTGAACTATTCAGACGGTCAAGATGGCTATCCTGTGACCGTCACATCAGGCGACAAGACAGACGATAAGACTGTCAAGCTTAAAATGACTGACCTCACAAAAGGGGTAGGGGTTAAAAACCTTGACAATAGTCAAAAATATGAATGGGGCGAATTGGTAGCGCCTGATGGTTATGAACTATCCACTCAACGTTATCCTGTTTCATTTGATGAAAATGACACATTTGATTCAGGCACAAGTAACTATGTAGACAATGTAACCGCAACGGACAAAGTACTTGATTTTGGCTTTGGATTTATTAAGGCGCAAGATGTCAATGGTTCGTTGACAGGTTTGAATGGTCGGAACTTTGAAGTGATTCCGCAAGGCGACACTAAAGGAGAAACCGTCACAGTCACATCAGGTACAGGGACAGATAATAGTGGTTACATTAATAATGGTTTGGTTAACGTTCCGAAACTTCCAATTGGCGATTATTTACTGAAAGAGTTACCACAAGATAATGATAACTTGCAACTGATTAACCCAATTTCAATTACAAGTGATACGGTCAAAGATACGGGCGGTAATATCACAGGTTACACTGTTACATTTACTGATACGGTCACAAAACAAGTGATTACAACGCTTAATGTTCCATTGGATAAAGTAACTGATAATTCCACCATGTTTAAAGTCAATCTCGGAACACTCGTTGATAAACCAGTAACCCCAGTAGTGCCAACGATTAAGACCAAAGCGCATACAGCTGATGGCGACCAAACCATTGAAAAGGCTGAAATTTCAAAAACTACTCCTGTCTATGATAAAGTCATGATGACAAATGCGGAAAAAGGCGACCAAATGGTGGCTTCACTCCACCGTATTGTGACTGCTAAAGATGGAAAAGTCACAGAATCGAAAGTTATCCGTACTTTGAATTTCACGGTTGATGATGAAACAGTTATCTCACAAGAAAAACAAATTGAGTCAACGATTGATACAACAAAAGACGGAGATGTTCCTGGAGGCTCAACGGTAACTTATGTTTGGACAGAAGAATTGTTTGACAAGGGACAAATCCTGACACGGACAAACCCGAAGCAGTTCATGATGACCTCAAAGACCAAGACCAAACCTTGA
- a CDS encoding site-specific integrase, with the protein MSKTSYTGVTKDDKTGKYMYYFKSGIDRATGKSYQERRRGFRTAKEAHEARIKAMKKVHDMGGMAYSQMTFEQFIDEIYLPDFFARVTVNKRYSQEFEFTQMKNFFGKKKPKDITIFDITRYKNFLLEKYSKNGGRKKMGYLITVFNSIRNYGLVRDNLAQKVGNIPLEKIEIDYWTTEEFEQFINSLDRSDYFEHFIFTMIWFYFFTGMRVSEGLALYWSDIDLEKKKVSISHNLDFANKNNWERKNKLKTEKSKRVISLDDTTIEVLKTWKERQKELSEQFDFVLSYDLTPNNAHFVRDMLTKYSKRAGVRRIQAKALRHSHASLLINEYNVTPLLIQKRLGHTDIRTTLGIYSHLYPNADEEITSQLKDLIKLDELPKQLPKEEKEDLEP; encoded by the coding sequence ATGAGTAAAACAAGCTATACGGGAGTAACAAAAGACGATAAGACAGGCAAATATATGTACTATTTCAAGTCTGGAATAGACCGTGCCACAGGGAAATCCTATCAAGAGCGACGTCGAGGGTTTAGGACAGCTAAAGAAGCACATGAAGCACGAATTAAAGCCATGAAGAAGGTGCATGACATGGGCGGTATGGCTTATTCTCAAATGACCTTTGAACAATTCATAGATGAAATTTATTTACCTGATTTTTTTGCACGTGTCACAGTTAATAAAAGATATAGTCAGGAATTTGAATTTACACAAATGAAAAATTTCTTTGGAAAGAAAAAGCCTAAAGATATTACCATTTTTGATATTACACGGTATAAAAATTTCCTGTTAGAAAAATATTCTAAAAATGGTGGAAGAAAGAAAATGGGTTACTTGATTACGGTTTTTAATTCAATCAGGAATTATGGTTTAGTCCGTGATAATTTAGCTCAAAAAGTGGGCAATATTCCATTAGAAAAAATAGAAATAGATTACTGGACGACAGAAGAATTTGAGCAATTTATCAATAGTTTAGACCGCTCTGATTATTTTGAACACTTTATTTTTACAATGATTTGGTTCTATTTTTTTACGGGTATGCGTGTAAGTGAAGGCTTGGCTTTGTATTGGTCTGATATTGATTTAGAAAAGAAAAAAGTGAGTATTAGCCATAACTTAGATTTTGCGAATAAGAATAATTGGGAAAGAAAGAATAAGCTCAAAACAGAAAAATCAAAACGGGTCATTTCTCTTGATGATACAACGATAGAAGTTTTGAAAACTTGGAAAGAACGACAAAAGGAACTTTCTGAACAATTCGATTTTGTGCTTTCTTATGATTTAACACCGAATAATGCACACTTTGTCCGTGATATGCTTACAAAGTATAGTAAACGTGCAGGGGTTAGACGAATACAAGCTAAAGCTCTTAGACACTCTCATGCTTCACTCTTAATTAATGAGTACAATGTGACACCCCTTTTGATTCAAAAACGCTTAGGACATACGGATATAAGAACAACACTAGGAATTTATAGTCATCTCTATCCTAATGCGGACGAGGAGATAACAAGCCAGTTGAAAGATTTGATAAAACTTGATGAGCTACCAAAACAGCTACCAAAAGAAGAAAAAGAGGACTTAGAACCCTAG
- a CDS encoding helix-turn-helix domain-containing protein, protein MLKDRLKTLRHEKRLTQKEVADKLGTSYQTYQQWERGVRTPKIASLNQLAEIFNVSTDYLAGRDDSLDELFNIIRENNPTGEDKQALIQLIDSYFKNRE, encoded by the coding sequence ATGTTAAAAGACAGATTAAAAACGCTAAGACATGAAAAACGACTAACACAAAAAGAAGTAGCTGATAAGCTAGGTACGAGTTACCAAACCTACCAACAGTGGGAGCGAGGTGTCAGAACCCCTAAAATAGCGAGCTTAAACCAATTAGCTGAAATTTTTAACGTTAGTACTGACTACCTTGCAGGGCGAGATGATAGTCTTGATGAACTTTTCAATATCATCAGAGAAAACAATCCCACAGGGGAAGACAAACAAGCATTAATACAATTAATAGATTCTTATTTTAAAAATAGAGAATAA
- a CDS encoding TcpE family conjugal transfer membrane protein, producing the protein MKDKRLFTFKRSFEQPVWIQKITERWSLNNAKKFSTYAYAVGVFMVLWLFPFQFLTLIPMNWRLAASGFLSWSVGLAFSDFRPDGKSFPVFLWDYGKTYFIYFRKKGYWVKGVHHREGE; encoded by the coding sequence ATGAAAGATAAAAGACTATTTACATTCAAGCGCTCTTTTGAACAGCCAGTTTGGATTCAAAAAATCACAGAGCGCTGGTCGCTGAACAATGCGAAAAAGTTTTCAACCTATGCTTATGCGGTGGGGGTATTCATGGTACTATGGCTATTCCCTTTTCAATTTTTAACCTTGATTCCAATGAATTGGCGCTTGGCTGCAAGTGGTTTCTTGTCTTGGTCTGTGGGTTTAGCTTTTTCTGATTTTCGTCCTGATGGAAAAAGTTTTCCTGTTTTCTTGTGGGATTATGGAAAAACTTATTTTATTTATTTTCGTAAAAAAGGCTACTGGGTCAAAGGGGTGCATCATAGAGAAGGGGAGTAA
- a CDS encoding replication initiation factor domain-containing protein codes for MIKVAKQVSLNRMTPKELKLLRKKNKWTLRDFSGKVGVSKSLLSAMEKGERIITAKTSDQIREALGLVLETRTDEELRAHLDYLKLTLFETTAEIVMEKVVGIEKKYFHVEHLKRHHYDRVYRCGAIQVYEADKLEQGILLEMSGQGLREFEEFLAESDFELNDWLILATDSEFFRNAGWYSRFNCTRLDIALDEMLRKTGNYDLRDILWRNAQKTEVPLIRSPLRSNGNIEDLRFSDEEPEEEIFQPDYLKQDETLVSLAQKDWRNDIIHKIQQQENHTKNRSLGLSIKFGSRGSAFFARFYEKAKERSKKERITLEEALLNDPVVNRYEMELKDKYAMYAFNQLAQGELLHQIGISILLSRIEILEEIELSNGKKAYQYHKPFYDVFGDYTKVRINGKTNKSKLDEKIRWIENQVIGTLAMIREVFGAEWTQNWLNKLMNEVVFTEQQRADISMEKLRVTKHDNGYYEKFKQQFIREKFDKYKNQEIDKTEKLYEIRIKNNPLKAVIYINHQGEWDTNIPEGMSKLEIQRLGDLKGVDFFDSELFSVREVK; via the coding sequence ATGATTAAAGTAGCAAAACAAGTGAGTCTTAATCGTATGACTCCAAAAGAATTAAAACTTCTTCGTAAAAAGAATAAATGGACGTTGAGAGATTTCTCAGGCAAAGTTGGTGTTTCCAAGTCGCTATTATCCGCAATGGAAAAAGGTGAACGAATCATTACTGCAAAAACATCTGACCAAATAAGAGAAGCGCTAGGTCTTGTTTTAGAAACTCGAACGGATGAAGAGTTGCGAGCACATTTAGATTATTTGAAATTGACTCTTTTTGAAACCACGGCTGAAATTGTGATGGAAAAAGTGGTAGGAATTGAAAAGAAATATTTTCATGTCGAACATCTTAAACGACACCATTATGACCGTGTTTATAGATGCGGTGCAATACAAGTTTATGAAGCGGATAAGTTAGAGCAAGGGATTTTATTGGAAATGTCAGGTCAAGGACTTCGAGAATTTGAAGAGTTTCTTGCGGAAAGTGATTTTGAATTGAATGATTGGTTAATATTGGCAACTGACTCTGAATTTTTTAGAAATGCCGGCTGGTATAGTCGCTTTAATTGTACCCGTTTAGATATTGCATTAGATGAAATGTTACGCAAAACTGGAAATTATGATTTAAGAGATATTTTATGGCGGAATGCTCAAAAAACAGAAGTTCCTTTAATTCGTTCTCCTCTTCGCTCTAATGGGAATATAGAAGATTTAAGATTTTCAGATGAAGAACCTGAGGAAGAAATTTTTCAACCTGATTATTTAAAACAAGATGAAACACTTGTTAGTCTTGCGCAAAAAGATTGGCGCAATGATATCATTCACAAAATACAGCAACAAGAAAATCACACAAAAAATCGGTCTTTGGGGCTTTCAATCAAATTTGGTTCTCGCGGTTCGGCATTTTTTGCTCGGTTTTATGAAAAAGCAAAAGAGCGGTCAAAAAAAGAGCGGATCACGTTAGAAGAGGCGTTGTTAAATGACCCTGTTGTTAATCGCTATGAGATGGAGTTAAAAGATAAATACGCAATGTATGCTTTTAACCAACTGGCACAAGGTGAATTATTACATCAAATTGGTATCTCAATCTTATTATCACGTATTGAAATTTTAGAAGAGATAGAGCTTTCCAATGGAAAAAAAGCCTATCAATATCACAAACCATTTTATGATGTTTTCGGAGATTATACAAAAGTTAGAATTAATGGAAAAACTAACAAAAGTAAGCTAGATGAAAAAATACGTTGGATAGAAAATCAGGTAATCGGAACCTTGGCAATGATTCGGGAAGTATTTGGGGCTGAATGGACTCAAAACTGGCTGAATAAATTAATGAATGAAGTCGTGTTTACTGAGCAACAAAGGGCTGATATAAGTATGGAAAAGTTACGTGTTACAAAGCACGATAACGGTTATTATGAAAAGTTCAAACAACAATTTATTCGAGAAAAATTTGATAAATATAAAAATCAAGAAATTGACAAAACGGAAAAATTGTATGAAATTCGGATAAAAAACAATCCTTTGAAAGCAGTGATTTATATTAATCATCAAGGCGAATGGGATACAAACATTCCTGAAGGAATGTCTAAATTAGAAATTCAACGTCTGGGTGATTTAAAAGGGGTTGATTTTTTTGATAGTGAATTATTCTCGGTGAGAGAAGTAAAGTAA
- a CDS encoding ATP-binding protein, with amino-acid sequence MVNKEVEGKITDNPATDIIGETGKGKSFLAKLLFLFMTLMKSRNLYIDPKAEMREQYLKVMNDYKNEPVPDENASEKEKWSYGFKQAIVHYIEKIDFITFDAKVETNHGVLDPLVFLKGDEVVDLAKTLVKQVLPKDYRNIDFDTVFPDVVEQFIKKREKGEQVGLLSVFDDLSKHENEGIAKVAKYLISNSHRSILSLIFSHGENTAISMESRITILEVQGLSLPTEQDSPEQYTDAQINSLAIMYALGYFCTWFGRRDKSENTSTLFDEAWFLETTPAGAHILKEKRRTGRSFNDFTLQVSQSIRDKSEAGE; translated from the coding sequence GTGGTTAATAAAGAAGTGGAGGGAAAAATCACAGATAACCCTGCGACTGATATTATTGGAGAAACAGGTAAAGGAAAAAGCTTCTTAGCGAAGTTGCTTTTCTTGTTCATGACCTTAATGAAGTCAAGAAATCTCTATATTGACCCAAAAGCAGAAATGCGTGAGCAGTATTTAAAAGTCATGAATGACTATAAAAATGAACCAGTTCCTGATGAAAATGCAAGTGAAAAAGAAAAATGGTCTTACGGATTTAAACAAGCCATTGTGCATTATATCGAAAAAATAGATTTTATAACTTTTGATGCAAAAGTTGAAACGAACCACGGAGTGCTTGACCCTCTTGTATTTTTGAAAGGCGATGAAGTGGTTGACCTTGCGAAAACATTGGTTAAACAAGTGCTTCCTAAAGATTATCGTAATATTGATTTTGACACGGTATTTCCTGATGTGGTAGAGCAGTTTATCAAAAAGCGTGAAAAAGGGGAACAAGTCGGCTTGCTTTCTGTCTTTGATGACTTGTCAAAACATGAAAATGAGGGGATTGCGAAAGTTGCTAAATACTTAATCAGTAACAGCCACCGCTCTATCTTGTCTTTGATTTTTTCACATGGAGAGAATACGGCAATTTCAATGGAGAGCCGAATTACCATCTTAGAAGTTCAAGGACTTTCTTTGCCGACAGAACAAGATTCTCCTGAACAATACACGGATGCTCAAATTAATTCTTTAGCGATTATGTATGCGTTAGGCTATTTTTGTACGTGGTTTGGTCGTCGAGATAAATCTGAAAATACGTCTACCCTTTTTGATGAAGCTTGGTTTTTGGAAACTACACCAGCAGGCGCACATATTTTGAAAGAAAAACGTAGAACAGGGCGGTCATTTAATGACTTTACACTGCAAGTGAGCCAATCTATTCGAGATAAAAGCGAAGCAGGGGAGTGA
- a CDS encoding antirestriction protein ArdA, which yields METPKIYVVNLQSYNNGRTRGRWYELPVNFRQIQRDLLLDEEHGEEYAIHDFENFYGYRVGEYSSIKELNEYAEKLEEISDIDHLKDFLEIYSIDDVINNREDLDFVDARDDADLAQELIERTGGLETLSVETLQRYFNFRAYGRDLALTDYSQTSHGYIRNI from the coding sequence ATGGAAACACCAAAAATTTATGTTGTAAATTTGCAAAGTTATAACAACGGAAGAACTAGAGGGCGTTGGTATGAGTTACCAGTGAATTTTAGACAAATTCAACGTGATTTATTGCTTGATGAAGAACATGGCGAAGAATACGCGATTCATGATTTTGAGAACTTTTACGGTTATAGAGTAGGTGAATATTCATCAATCAAAGAACTCAATGAATATGCCGAAAAATTAGAAGAAATTTCTGATATAGACCATTTAAAAGATTTTCTTGAAATTTATAGTATTGATGATGTTATCAATAATAGAGAAGATTTAGACTTTGTGGATGCTAGAGATGATGCTGATTTGGCGCAAGAATTAATTGAGCGAACGGGCGGTTTAGAAACATTAAGTGTAGAAACGCTACAAAGATATTTTAACTTTCGTGCTTATGGTCGAGATTTAGCACTTACTGATTATTCACAAACAAGTCATGGATATATTAGAAATATTTAG